Genomic segment of uncultured Desulfobacter sp.:
TCGTCGCCATCGCGGATGTCTTTGACGCTCTTGTCAGCAAACGGCCGTATAAAGAAGCATGGTCCTTTGAAAGGGCCGTGGCAGTGATCAAAGAAGAGTCGGGCAAACATTTTGCGCCTGACTTGGTAACTGTTTTTCTGGCGAATATGGATGAAATCATTGAGCTTGCGACATTAAATGCTGACCCGGATTAAATACCATTGAAACAACAGACGCCGGAAAAAAAAATCTTTGAGGTAAGCTACGCCTAAAAAGAGAACCAATGAAAAACGAGGAGGCGCGTGAAGCTACGTCATTTCTTCATACTTTTTATTCTTACGGCGCTGTCTTGTTCTATTCTGTTTTATCTGATTGCCTCCGAATTCATTGTCAAAAAAGGATTCAAAAAATTTGAGGATGAACATGCACGGTTGCTGGTGAAAGCCGCTGATCGGGCACTGCATCTTAACCTCATCAATCTGGACAAACTTCTAATCGCCTGGGCCAGTTGGGATGACACCTACCATTTCGTGCAAATGCCAACCCCTGAATATGCCCAATCCAACCTTGCGATTAAAACCTTTTTAGAGCAATCCCTGGTATGTGTGGCGATCCAAAATAAAAAACAGGATGTAGTGCATCTGCAAGCCGTTAATCCGAACAGGCAGTTTGACAAGGATCTTGCCGATAAAATTTTCAGACAAGTATCAATTCAATACCCTTCTTTAACCGACAACATGGAAAAACAGGCCGGGATGATCATGCTTGACACCGGAGATCTTGTCTTAATGGCAAAACGCCCAATCTTGACCAGCCAAGGAGCAGGGCCTGCCATGGGGACCATGATGTTTATCCGTATCGTATCCACGGCATTGCTCGCTGAAATTTCCAGTTCATTGGAGGCAGACATTACTCTGGTCCCCTTAAGGGGCAAGGGGCATAATCACATACTGACCCGGATAAGTGAATCAACAGACAGGGTATATCTCAACCCTGGACATGATGGTGTATCTGAAGGTTTTGGGATACTCCTTGATCTTAAAGGCAGACCTTTGACGTTAATGAAGGTCACCACCGGCCCGATATTCTCCCGGCAGGGGCAAAATATTGCAAATACAGTCTTTGTGGTTTTAATTTTTGCTATTCTGCTGTTCAGTCTTGTCGCCTATTTTGTCCTCCATAAAAAAATAGTGAAACGACTGGAATTGCTCATGCATCAAATTTCCCAACGCGAATATTTTCCAGAGGATGCGCCGGTCATCTTTATCAGCGGAAATGATGAAATTCACAACCTGAGTGTCTGCATCAGCGGCATGGTTGAGCGAATAGAGCAATCCAAACAGGCGATTTTAGACAAATCCGAAGAAATGAGCCGGAATGAAAAGTTTCTCCATGATCTGTTTAACAGTATAGAAGCCGGTATTATATTAATTTTCCCGGACACCAAAGTAATTGTTGATATCAACAAATTTGCCCAGAAACTTACAGGATATTCAAAGGATGAAGTCGTGGGGCATGTGTGCCACAAACTGACATGTCCGTCCGAGGTCAACAAGTGCCCCATTCTTGATTTAAAGCAATCCAGGGATATGTCAAAACGCAAACTTTTACTTAAAGACGGTTCCACTATACCCATCATGAAGTCTGCAGCTTTTATTCATAAAGGCGACCAAACTCTTCTGCTTGAAACATTTGTTGACATCTCCGAGGCGGAGCATGCCCGACAGGCCCTTGAAAAGGCTAAAAAAGAGCTGGAGGATAAAGTTGAAGAACGCACAGCCTACCTGCGCGGCATCATTGACACGGCATTTAACGGCATCATCGTCATCGATGGCCGGGGGTCTATACAAGAATTCAGCCCGGCTGCCCAAAAAATATTTGGGTACAGCAAAGATGAACTTTTAGGTAAAAGTATTAACATTCTTATGCCCGAACCATACAGAAGAGAACACGACGCATATCTTCGCCACTATCTTGAAACCGGCATGGCAAAAATCATCGGCAGGCACACTGTCGTTCCTGCACTGAGAAAGGATGGATCACAATTTTCCATGGAAGTTGCTCTCAATACGGACATCGTCAATGGGAGACCTATCTTTGTCGCTGTCATGAGTGATGTGACCGAACGAATCAAGGTGGAGGAAGCGGTCGCCAAAGAGCAGAAACGCCTCAAGGAACTATTGGCCACAAGCCCCGTTGGTGTGGCGATCACGGTTGATGGTGTTGTAAAATTCAGCAATCCCAGCATGGTTCAAATGGGATTTAAAACCGGTGAAAAAACCGCAAACGCCTATGTGAAACCCCAGGACAGAGAACGTTTTATTGCCCAGCTCAACAAAGACGGAGAGGCCTTAAATTTTGAAACCCAGCTTCGAAATGAAACCGGGCAGCCCATTGATGTGCTGACCTTTGCATACCATTATGATTATAAAGGCAGCGATGCCGTTATAGGCTGGAACATAGATATTACCCGCCGCAAAGCCATGGAAAACGAAATCCGGGAAGGACGAGCCAGATTCCAAAGGCTGGTGGAGGACCTCGGTGGCAGGTTTGTCGTCTTCAGCCACAGACCGGACGGAGAGATATTGTTTATGAGTGAAGGGGCAAGCTCCGTATTCGGATTAACCAGAGAGGATATCCAGGGACAACAATGGCAGGATGTCATCAACTGGCTGCCCGGTGAAAAAGAAAAAGCCGAAAAAGCCTTCAGCACCTTCCTGCAAAGCACATTTACCTCCCACGAAATCGAACTGTCGTTCATACATACGGACGGCAGTAGGAAAATTATATTTATTTCCGAACATACCGTCCTGGATGAAGACGGCAAAGTAGTAACCATTGACGGCATTATAGAAGACATTACCGTCCGTAAAGCAACTGAAAAAATGCTGGCACGAGCCAAAGAAGCAGCCGAAGAAGCAACCCGGGCAAAATCCGATTTTCTGGCCAAGATGTCCCATGAAATCCGTACGCCAATGAATGCGATTATCGGTCTGTCATATCTGGCCCTGCAAGGTGATCTTAACGACAAACAACGCAATTACATTGACAAGGTACACCACTCGGCAAACTATCTTTTAGGCATTCTCAATGATATTCTGGATTTTTCCAAAATTGAGGCAGGAAAGCTCTGTATGGAACATATCAACTTTTCCCTTGAGGATGTCTTTGATCATATCGCCGATGTGGTCGGTTTAAAAGCCAGAGAAGCAGGCCTTGAGTTGATGTTTGATCTGCCCTGCACCCTGCCCACGTCACTTGTGGGCGACCCGCTCCGGCTCGGCCAGGTTTTGATCAATCTTGGTAATAATGCCGTAAAGTTTACACCCAAAGGGGAAGTGGTTATCTGTGTCCGGGTTACAAAAGACAACGACGATAAGGTAACCTTCCGGTTTGCCATACGCGATACCGGCATCGGGATGACAAAAAAACAGCAGGAAAAACTATTCCAGCAGTTCAGTCAAGCCGACACATCCATTACCCGAAAATACGGTGGTGCCGGCCTGGGCCTGGCCATTTCCAAGAAACTGACTGAAATGATGGGCGGCGGCATATGGGTGGAAAGCACGCCGGATGAGGGCAGCACATTTTTCTTTACCGCCTGTTTTGAAAAACAGCCCCCAACCGATCAGGCGACCTGCCCGATCAAAAAAGCGTCCCCGCTTCACGTCCTGGTCGCAGATGACAACGCCACGGCACGATCTATTTTTCATGAGATGCTGACAGGCTTTGGCTTCACGGCGGATCTGGCGGACTCTCCCGAAGCCGCTTACCAGTTTTTGGGACAACAAAATAACCGGCCCTACGATCTGGCCATTGTGGACTACGCCTTTGCCGAAACGAACGGCATAGAGATCGCACGCACCATGCAGGCCAATGCAACTACGACCCATGCCCCCATGGTCATCCTGGTGTCGGCCTACCATGACATGAATCTCATTCATAAGGCCAAGGATGTGGAGATCATCAAAGACGTTTTAAGCAAACCTATCATGCCCTCGACCCTGTTTGATTCCATCATGCTTGTAAAACAGGGAAAAATTCGCAGGGAAAGCAGATCCA
This window contains:
- a CDS encoding PAS domain S-box protein, whose protein sequence is MKLRHFFILFILTALSCSILFYLIASEFIVKKGFKKFEDEHARLLVKAADRALHLNLINLDKLLIAWASWDDTYHFVQMPTPEYAQSNLAIKTFLEQSLVCVAIQNKKQDVVHLQAVNPNRQFDKDLADKIFRQVSIQYPSLTDNMEKQAGMIMLDTGDLVLMAKRPILTSQGAGPAMGTMMFIRIVSTALLAEISSSLEADITLVPLRGKGHNHILTRISESTDRVYLNPGHDGVSEGFGILLDLKGRPLTLMKVTTGPIFSRQGQNIANTVFVVLIFAILLFSLVAYFVLHKKIVKRLELLMHQISQREYFPEDAPVIFISGNDEIHNLSVCISGMVERIEQSKQAILDKSEEMSRNEKFLHDLFNSIEAGIILIFPDTKVIVDINKFAQKLTGYSKDEVVGHVCHKLTCPSEVNKCPILDLKQSRDMSKRKLLLKDGSTIPIMKSAAFIHKGDQTLLLETFVDISEAEHARQALEKAKKELEDKVEERTAYLRGIIDTAFNGIIVIDGRGSIQEFSPAAQKIFGYSKDELLGKSINILMPEPYRREHDAYLRHYLETGMAKIIGRHTVVPALRKDGSQFSMEVALNTDIVNGRPIFVAVMSDVTERIKVEEAVAKEQKRLKELLATSPVGVAITVDGVVKFSNPSMVQMGFKTGEKTANAYVKPQDRERFIAQLNKDGEALNFETQLRNETGQPIDVLTFAYHYDYKGSDAVIGWNIDITRRKAMENEIREGRARFQRLVEDLGGRFVVFSHRPDGEILFMSEGASSVFGLTREDIQGQQWQDVINWLPGEKEKAEKAFSTFLQSTFTSHEIELSFIHTDGSRKIIFISEHTVLDEDGKVVTIDGIIEDITVRKATEKMLARAKEAAEEATRAKSDFLAKMSHEIRTPMNAIIGLSYLALQGDLNDKQRNYIDKVHHSANYLLGILNDILDFSKIEAGKLCMEHINFSLEDVFDHIADVVGLKAREAGLELMFDLPCTLPTSLVGDPLRLGQVLINLGNNAVKFTPKGEVVICVRVTKDNDDKVTFRFAIRDTGIGMTKKQQEKLFQQFSQADTSITRKYGGAGLGLAISKKLTEMMGGGIWVESTPDEGSTFFFTACFEKQPPTDQATCPIKKASPLHVLVADDNATARSIFHEMLTGFGFTADLADSPEAAYQFLGQQNNRPYDLAIVDYAFAETNGIEIARTMQANATTTHAPMVILVSAYHDMNLIHKAKDVEIIKDVLSKPIMPSTLFDSIMLVKQGKIRRESRSMRRQDKIVKTTARLKTARVLIVEDNDINQDVAADLLTNHGIDYKIADNGQIALEMLEKYHFDGILMDCQMPVMDGYTATRKIREDKRFKDLPIIAMTANVMAGDREKSMAAGMNDHIGKPIRVQELFNAMDTWFKPAISMQGPESRETANKLDSITGIDITAGLETVQGNHDLYLKLLGKFHDRYHDFEQQFNAARHDEDKKAPVRCAHTLRGVAANIGAHEIKEKAGDLESACTNHQPEQTIDHALRTLVHALSRMMEKLAPFAAPAPDLIPDAVFSGNASIPEKALEIIKRLGLMIDESDIGALRIVTQLQKMPGIEPYALIINEVAKALEEYDFDLAKKHIDSFEDL